A window of Solanum stenotomum isolate F172 chromosome 3, ASM1918654v1, whole genome shotgun sequence contains these coding sequences:
- the LOC125860019 gene encoding aquaporin NIP6-1, with product MDPEEGVSAPSTPATPGTPGAPLFGGLIKHERRNGGNGKKSFLKSCKCFSVKPWASEEGTLPAVSCMLPPPPVSLARKVGAEFIGTLILIFAGTATAIVNQKTQGSETLFGLAASTGLAVMIVILSTGHISGAHLNPAVTIGFAALKHFPWKHVPVYIGAQIIASFCAAFTLKVVLHPIMGGGVTVPSGSYVQAFALEFIISFNLMFVVTAVATDTRAVGELAGIAVGATVMLNILIAGETTGASMNPVRTLGPAVAVGNYKAIWIYLTAPILGALIGAGVYSAVKLPDEGGGNHPKPSLEHSFRR from the exons ATGGACCCTGAAGAAGGTGTATCAGCTCCTTCAACACCAGCAACTCCGGGAACGCCTGGTGCTCCTCTCTTTGGTGGATTGATCAAGCATGAGAGGAGAAACGGAGGGAATGGCAAAAAATCCTTTCTTAAAAGCTGTAAATGCTTCAGTGTCAAACCATGGGCCTCGGAAGAAGGAACCTTGCCTGCTGTTTCATGCATGTTACCTCCTCCTCCTGTTTCATTAGCTAGAAAG GTGGGAGCAGAGTTTATAGGTACTCTGATACTGATATTTGCTGGGACAGCCACAGCCATAGTGAACCAGAAGACACAAGGCTCTGAAACATTATTTGGACTGGCAGCTTCGACGGGCCTTGCTGTAATGATTGTGATTCTGTCAACTGGCCACATCTCTGGAGCTCATCTCAACCCTGCTGTGACTATTGGTTTTGCTGCTCTCAAACATTTCCCCTGGAAACAT GTTCCTGTGTACATTGGAGCACAAATTATAGCATCATTTTGTGCTGCATTCACATTGAAGGTAGTTTTGCACCCAATAATGGGTGGTGGAGTCACTGTTCCTTCGGGTAGTTATGTTCAAGCTTTTGCTTTGGAATTCATCATCAGCTTCAATCTCATGTTCGTTGTCACTGCCGTGGCCACTGACACTAGAGCT GTAGGAGAGCTTGCGGGAATTGCTGTAGGAGCCACTGTCATGCTCAACATACTAATAGCCGG GGAGACAACTGGGGCTTCAATGAATCCAGTGAGAACCCTCGGACCAGCAGTAGCAGTAGGAAACTATAAAGCCATCTGGATCTACCTCACTGCTCCAATTCTTGGAGCTCTCATTGGGGCAGGAGTTTACTCTGCTGTCAAACTGCCTGATGAAGGCGGAGGCAATCATCCAAAGCCTTCCCTGGAACATAGTTTCAGAAGGTAA
- the LOC125860033 gene encoding uncharacterized protein LOC125860033, producing the protein MEEGDDWMAPDKLYHILFCFFIAIIFTLLAEKTRYPFIRRRSIWVGSIISLAAGAAKEVADELGFFRSAGASTKDAVADVFGTLIAALAFSLYKSSFIRRRPDQSVQAKVLQMV; encoded by the coding sequence ATGGAGGAAGGAGATGATTGGATGGCCCCTGATAAGCTTTACCACATCCTCTTCTGCTTCTTCATTGCTATCATTTTCACTCTTCTGGCGGAAAAAACTCGTTACCCTTTCATCCGCCGCCGGAGCATCTGGGTCGGATCCATTATTTCACTCGCTGCCGGCGCCGCTAAGGAGGTCGCCGACGAACTGGGTTTTTTCAGGTCAGCAGGTGCATCTACCAAGGACGCTGTTGCCGACGTCTTTGGTACTCTTATCGCTGCTCTCGCATTTTCTCTCTACAAATCATCCTTCATACGCCGGAGGCCCGATCAATCCGTTCAAGCTAAAGTACTCCAGATGGTTTAG